One Nocardia iowensis DNA window includes the following coding sequences:
- a CDS encoding 2OG-Fe(II) oxygenase has product MRNTKSTAALTDRVNAQPWPELIDEIDAYGCAQTGPLLTPDECAEFTRMWDDLPRFRSTIDMARYRFGQGTYRYFADPVPEPIMAMRAAFYRKLLPVARSWAERLGDPAPWPNDFADWLDACHGAGQVKPTPILLRYTEGDWNALHRDLYGELVFPLQVVIGLDRPRIDHTGGEFLLVEQRPRAQSKATVTVLEQGHGLIFTTRDRPTPSSRGWSRAPVRHGVSRIRGGIRHTLGLVLHDAE; this is encoded by the coding sequence ATGAGAAACACGAAAAGCACTGCTGCACTGACCGATCGAGTGAACGCCCAGCCGTGGCCGGAACTCATCGACGAGATCGATGCGTACGGTTGTGCGCAGACCGGCCCACTCCTGACGCCGGACGAATGTGCCGAGTTCACCCGAATGTGGGATGACCTACCGAGATTCCGCTCGACCATCGACATGGCGCGCTACCGATTCGGCCAGGGCACCTACCGGTACTTCGCCGACCCGGTGCCCGAGCCGATCATGGCCATGCGCGCCGCGTTCTACCGAAAGCTGTTGCCCGTCGCCCGTTCCTGGGCCGAACGGCTCGGTGATCCGGCACCGTGGCCGAATGATTTCGCCGACTGGCTCGACGCCTGCCATGGCGCCGGGCAGGTCAAGCCGACGCCGATCCTGTTGCGCTACACCGAGGGTGACTGGAATGCCCTGCACCGCGACCTCTACGGCGAGCTGGTGTTTCCCTTGCAGGTCGTGATCGGGTTGGACCGGCCGCGCATCGACCACACCGGCGGCGAGTTCCTGCTCGTCGAGCAGCGGCCGCGCGCGCAGTCGAAAGCGACGGTCACCGTGCTGGAACAGGGCCACGGCCTGATCTTCACGACGCGCGACCGGCCGACCCCGTCGAGCCGCGGCTGGTCTCGTGCCCCGGTCCGCCACGGCGTCAGCCGAATCCGCGGCGGCATCCGGCACACCCTCGGTCTCGTCCTGCACGACGCCGAATAG
- a CDS encoding ferredoxin, with the protein MAEQHWRIEVDRSTCLGSGMCTGLAPEHFTLIDGRSSPTAEIVTPDDLVIDAADSCPVEAILVRAVDTGEIVAPEQ; encoded by the coding sequence ATGGCTGAGCAACACTGGCGAATCGAGGTCGACCGAAGCACCTGCCTGGGCTCAGGCATGTGCACCGGTCTGGCCCCGGAACACTTCACCCTGATCGACGGCCGTTCCAGTCCCACAGCGGAAATCGTCACCCCGGACGATCTCGTCATCGACGCCGCCGACTCGTGCCCGGTCGAAGCAATCCTCGTTCGTGCCGTCGACACCGGAGAAATCGTCGCCCCTGAGCAGTGA
- a CDS encoding methylated-DNA--[protein]-cysteine S-methyltransferase, with amino-acid sequence MQIPAARTVHASTLGNLRIEASPKGITMVVFTDDAPSPPIAENSCALEYLVTAITQIDGYLAGARHEFTVPTDRSAMNAFDRRVLETLETTTPHGHTITYGALTRALGRGPADARKIGGALSRNRLLILIPCHRVVGADGSLTGYAGGLAAKRALLDLESAELLLPLGI; translated from the coding sequence ATGCAGATCCCCGCCGCTCGCACAGTCCACGCCTCGACACTGGGCAACCTGCGCATCGAGGCGAGCCCGAAGGGCATCACCATGGTCGTCTTCACCGACGACGCCCCGTCGCCGCCGATTGCCGAAAACTCTTGCGCGCTCGAATATCTCGTCACCGCGATCACCCAGATCGACGGCTACCTCGCGGGTGCTCGCCACGAATTCACTGTTCCCACCGATCGGTCTGCGATGAACGCCTTCGACCGCCGAGTCCTCGAAACTCTGGAAACGACAACTCCGCACGGCCACACGATCACCTATGGCGCGCTCACCCGTGCCCTCGGTCGTGGCCCGGCGGATGCGCGGAAAATCGGCGGCGCACTGTCCCGTAACCGGCTGCTCATCCTGATCCCGTGCCACCGAGTCGTCGGTGCGGACGGCTCGCTCACCGGCTATGCGGGCGGACTCGCCGCGAAACGGGCCCTGCTGGACCTGGAGTCCGCCGAACTCCTTCTGCCCCTGGGAATCTGA
- the recD gene encoding exodeoxyribonuclease V subunit alpha has translation MTSIQLAQRGTGLLRTFNEAGVLSAADVHVAVRLGRLGRETTEEVLFAAALAVRAVRSGSVCLELHRIREIGIDADETWDTGERIDPATLPWPDIEAVVAALRVSPLVTGGPAGPLQPLRLVESQRRDDTGPLLYLDRYYQQEQTVRRVLTERSGHHPVVDPNIVRRELDRLFDAPVGGVPDRQRLAAALAATHWTTVVAGGPGTGKTHTIARIIGLLDAHRKANPKLPALRIALAAPTGKAAARLQEAVREQADALGLPDLTAATLHRLLGWQRGRTTRFKHHEFNRLPYDVIVVDETSMVSLTMMSRLFGALRPDTRLVLVGDPDQLASVDAGAVLADLVAGPVAGTPNPMLDEILGSDSPESAAPEQHPAALTALERTRLRGGIVRLTRGRRFGGRIADLAVAVRAGDADTALELLRAGGDELSLSAPDEMAAVRADVVRAAREVTAAALDGDAAGALAALESHRLLCAHRQGPFGVERWDRMAAEWAAAGGAGPDSHQAPWYPGQPLLVTANDHEARIYNGDTGVVVRMPDGSLRAALQRGSEPYLVHPTQFPAVVTVFAMTIHRSQGSQYDTVSVVLPEPESTLLTRELLYTAITRARRHVRVIGTDESIRAGIARRVLRASGLSRRADDSR, from the coding sequence ATGACCTCGATTCAGTTGGCGCAGCGGGGAACCGGGCTGTTGCGGACGTTCAACGAGGCGGGGGTGCTGTCCGCCGCGGACGTGCATGTCGCGGTGCGGTTGGGACGCCTCGGTCGGGAGACCACCGAGGAGGTGCTGTTCGCGGCGGCGCTGGCGGTGCGGGCGGTGCGTTCCGGCTCGGTGTGCCTCGAGCTGCATCGGATACGGGAGATCGGTATCGATGCCGACGAAACCTGGGACACCGGAGAGCGAATCGACCCGGCGACGCTGCCGTGGCCCGATATCGAGGCGGTGGTGGCGGCGCTGCGAGTCAGTCCGCTGGTGACCGGTGGTCCCGCGGGGCCGCTGCAACCGTTGCGGCTGGTCGAATCGCAGCGCCGCGACGATACCGGGCCGCTGCTCTACCTGGATCGGTACTACCAGCAGGAGCAGACCGTCCGCCGCGTCCTCACCGAACGGTCCGGTCACCATCCGGTGGTCGACCCGAATATCGTTCGCCGCGAACTGGATCGACTGTTCGACGCGCCCGTCGGCGGGGTGCCCGACCGGCAGCGGCTCGCGGCCGCGCTCGCCGCGACGCACTGGACCACCGTGGTAGCGGGTGGCCCCGGCACCGGCAAGACGCACACCATCGCGCGCATCATCGGCCTGCTCGACGCGCACCGCAAGGCCAATCCCAAACTGCCCGCGCTGCGTATCGCCCTCGCCGCGCCCACGGGCAAGGCCGCGGCCCGGCTGCAAGAGGCGGTGCGCGAACAAGCCGACGCGCTCGGCCTGCCCGACCTCACCGCCGCCACCCTGCACCGCCTGCTCGGCTGGCAGCGCGGTCGCACCACCAGGTTCAAGCACCACGAATTCAACCGGCTGCCCTACGACGTGATCGTCGTCGACGAAACATCCATGGTCTCGCTCACCATGATGAGCAGGCTGTTCGGCGCCCTGCGGCCGGATACCCGGCTGGTGCTCGTCGGCGACCCGGACCAGCTCGCCTCGGTCGACGCGGGCGCGGTCCTCGCCGACCTGGTCGCGGGACCCGTTGCGGGCACACCGAATCCGATGCTCGACGAGATCCTCGGCTCGGATTCGCCGGAATCCGCCGCGCCGGAACAACATCCGGCCGCGCTGACCGCGCTGGAGCGAACACGCCTGCGCGGCGGCATCGTTCGGCTGACCCGCGGCCGCCGTTTCGGCGGCCGGATCGCCGACCTCGCGGTCGCGGTTCGCGCGGGCGATGCCGACACCGCGCTCGAACTTCTTCGCGCGGGCGGTGACGAACTGTCGCTCAGCGCTCCGGACGAGATGGCCGCTGTCCGTGCGGATGTCGTGCGCGCCGCCCGCGAGGTGACCGCGGCCGCCCTCGATGGCGACGCCGCGGGCGCGCTCGCCGCCCTCGAATCGCACCGCCTGCTGTGCGCGCACCGGCAAGGCCCGTTCGGTGTCGAACGCTGGGATCGGATGGCCGCCGAATGGGCGGCCGCCGGTGGCGCGGGCCCCGACTCCCACCAGGCCCCCTGGTATCCCGGCCAGCCGCTGCTGGTCACCGCCAACGACCACGAGGCCCGCATCTACAACGGCGACACCGGCGTCGTCGTGCGCATGCCGGACGGTTCGTTGCGCGCGGCACTGCAACGCGGCAGCGAGCCGTACCTGGTGCATCCGACCCAGTTCCCGGCCGTGGTCACCGTGTTCGCGATGACCATCCACCGCAGCCAGGGCAGCCAGTACGACACCGTCTCGGTGGTCCTGCCCGAGCCGGAATCGACCCTGCTGACCAGGGAACTGCTCTACACGGCCATCACCCGCGCCCGCCGCCACGTCCGCGTCATCGGCACCGATGAATCCATCAGGGCCGGTATCGCGCGCCGGGTGTTGCGCGCCAGCGGGCTGTCCCGGCGCGCGGACGACAGCCGATGA
- a CDS encoding Ada metal-binding domain-containing protein has product MYTLLDADGRAYPSPTPGRYGGHRRGRIYGCLDCPSALRALARGAYRNHRVFFADEATAVSAGYRPCAVCLPDRYAAWKAVQCNKSQ; this is encoded by the coding sequence GTGTACACGCTGCTCGACGCCGACGGTCGCGCGTATCCGAGCCCGACACCGGGCCGATACGGCGGCCACCGGCGCGGTCGAATCTACGGCTGTCTCGACTGCCCGTCCGCTCTGCGCGCCCTGGCCCGTGGCGCCTATCGGAACCACCGCGTCTTCTTCGCCGACGAAGCCACCGCGGTCAGCGCGGGCTATCGCCCGTGTGCCGTCTGTCTGCCGGATCGGTACGCGGCCTGGAAAGCGGTTCAGTGCAATAAGTCTCAGTGA
- a CDS encoding TetR/AcrR family transcriptional regulator, translating into MTTRAAILAAAQELFAERGFERATVRDIAGRAGVNQALLFRYFGSKDELFRAAIADQGRRVLDEGPVDGLLGRLLARALEPTGAEAQGHWLQAALRSSGHDEGASAIRRELGDEYVRALSSLTDDPDSELCADLLLAWLLGIGLMRSVHRREPLASADPATVAHHVLRAAQVLLADVDVNFPPP; encoded by the coding sequence GTGACTACCAGGGCCGCGATCCTGGCGGCGGCGCAGGAATTGTTCGCCGAGCGCGGGTTCGAGCGCGCCACGGTGCGCGACATCGCCGGCCGGGCCGGGGTGAATCAGGCATTGCTGTTCCGGTACTTCGGTAGCAAGGACGAGTTGTTTCGCGCGGCGATCGCGGATCAGGGGCGGCGGGTGCTGGACGAGGGGCCGGTCGACGGGTTGCTCGGCAGGCTGCTGGCGCGGGCGCTCGAGCCGACCGGAGCGGAGGCGCAAGGGCATTGGTTGCAGGCCGCACTGCGGTCCAGCGGACACGATGAGGGTGCGTCGGCGATCCGTCGCGAGTTGGGCGACGAGTATGTCCGCGCGCTTTCCTCGCTCACCGATGATCCCGATAGCGAGTTGTGTGCCGACCTGCTGCTCGCCTGGCTGCTCGGCATCGGACTGATGCGCTCGGTGCACCGCAGAGAGCCGCTGGCCAGCGCCGATCCGGCGACGGTTGCCCATCATGTGCTGCGTGCGGCCCAGGTGCTGTTGGCCGATGTGGACGTGAATTTCCCACCGCCGTAA
- a CDS encoding methylated-DNA--[protein]-cysteine S-methyltransferase, with the protein MATIDRGDPDGLFDGLSSDSADLLAQLRRRLAAEAQSAGLLDVAYRTVDTPVGRLLLAATPAGLVRVAYPIEDHDAVLTTLAERVSPRVLAAPARLDAAAREIDEYFAGVRTHFDLPLDLQLTGGFRRQVIEHLTDIGYGRRESYAAVAAAVGNPRAVRAVGSACAHNPLPVVVPCHRVVRSDGSIGQYVGGIEAKSTLLTLEAA; encoded by the coding sequence ATGGCCACCATCGACCGTGGCGACCCGGACGGTCTGTTCGACGGCCTGAGCTCGGACAGTGCCGATCTCCTGGCCCAGTTGCGCCGCCGGTTGGCGGCCGAGGCGCAGTCCGCGGGGTTGCTCGACGTCGCGTACCGCACCGTGGACACCCCGGTCGGCAGGCTGCTGCTCGCGGCCACCCCGGCGGGCCTGGTGCGTGTCGCCTATCCCATCGAGGATCACGACGCCGTCTTGACCACGCTCGCCGAGCGGGTCAGCCCGCGCGTGCTCGCCGCGCCCGCCCGCCTCGACGCCGCGGCGCGCGAGATCGACGAGTACTTCGCCGGTGTCCGAACGCATTTCGACCTGCCGCTGGACCTGCAACTGACCGGCGGATTCCGCCGCCAGGTGATCGAGCACCTGACCGATATCGGCTACGGTCGCCGGGAGAGCTACGCCGCCGTGGCCGCCGCCGTCGGCAATCCGCGCGCGGTGCGCGCTGTCGGGTCGGCCTGTGCGCACAACCCACTGCCCGTGGTGGTTCCGTGCCATCGGGTGGTGCGCAGCGATGGGTCGATCGGCCAGTACGTGGGTGGGATCGAAGCCAAGTCCACGCTGCTGACCCTGGAAGCGGCATAG
- a CDS encoding cytochrome P450, with translation MTVKTEVRQYPFGEPVRLDMDPLYAKLRREEPISRVRLPYGGEGWLVTRYADAKLVLADPRFSRAATVEREDIPRTTPQPAARNSLLSMDPPEHSRLRKLVAKAFTARRVEQLRPRAQQIVDQRLAEIEASGPVADLVQSLALPLPVTVICEMLGIPTEDQHRFREFSDTVLSTTAHTPEQITDARTALETYLAELVAQRRQQPTDDLLGALVAARDNDDRLSEDELVNLGIGLLIAGHETTANQIANFTYLLLTEPTHWELLRDKPELVPGAVEELLRYVQLGSGGAFARVATEDVPIGDVTVRAGEAVIVNTQAANRDEGVFDHPEELDLTRNSNPHMAFGHGVHHCLGAQLARLELQVALSSLLLRFPTLCLAVPAEEVPWKTGLLVRGPKALPVTW, from the coding sequence ATGACCGTGAAAACCGAGGTGCGCCAATATCCTTTCGGTGAACCCGTCCGCCTCGATATGGACCCGCTCTACGCGAAACTGCGCCGGGAGGAACCGATCTCCCGGGTCCGGCTGCCCTATGGCGGCGAGGGCTGGCTGGTCACCCGCTACGCGGACGCCAAACTGGTGCTCGCCGACCCGAGGTTCAGCCGCGCCGCCACCGTGGAACGCGAGGACATCCCGCGAACCACGCCACAGCCCGCTGCGCGCAACTCCCTGCTGAGCATGGACCCGCCCGAGCACAGCAGGCTGCGCAAGCTGGTAGCCAAGGCGTTCACCGCTCGCCGGGTCGAGCAGCTCCGCCCGCGCGCCCAGCAGATCGTCGATCAGCGGCTGGCCGAGATCGAAGCGTCCGGCCCGGTAGCCGATCTGGTGCAGAGCCTCGCGCTCCCGCTGCCGGTCACGGTGATCTGCGAGATGCTCGGCATTCCCACCGAAGACCAGCACCGGTTCCGTGAGTTCTCCGACACCGTGCTGTCCACCACCGCGCACACCCCCGAACAGATCACCGACGCGCGGACCGCCCTGGAGACGTACCTCGCCGAGCTGGTGGCGCAGCGCAGGCAGCAACCGACCGACGACCTGCTCGGCGCGCTGGTGGCCGCGCGGGACAACGACGACCGGCTCAGCGAGGACGAGCTGGTCAACCTCGGCATCGGGCTGCTCATCGCGGGCCACGAGACGACAGCCAACCAGATCGCCAACTTCACCTACCTCCTGCTCACCGAGCCGACGCACTGGGAACTGCTGCGCGACAAGCCGGAACTGGTGCCCGGCGCGGTCGAGGAACTGCTGCGCTACGTCCAACTCGGCTCCGGCGGCGCGTTCGCCAGGGTGGCCACCGAGGATGTCCCGATCGGCGATGTCACCGTGCGGGCGGGTGAAGCGGTGATCGTCAACACCCAGGCCGCCAACCGCGACGAAGGCGTCTTCGACCACCCCGAAGAGCTGGACCTGACCCGAAACAGCAACCCGCACATGGCGTTCGGGCACGGCGTGCACCACTGCCTCGGCGCCCAACTGGCCAGGCTGGAGCTTCAGGTCGCGCTGAGCTCGCTGCTGCTGCGGTTCCCGACGCTGTGCCTCGCGGTGCCGGCCGAGGAGGTGCCGTGGAAAACCGGTCTATTGGTGCGCGGCCCGAAAGCTCTTCCGGTGACCTGGTAG
- a CDS encoding RNA polymerase sigma factor, with protein sequence MPPFEEVVAEYGPMVLRVCRAVLGPTDAADAWSETFLSALRAYPDLDPGANIEAWLVTIAHRRAIDIGRALTRAPVPAETLPERPSAAPDPADYDHDLWAALQALPPKQRQAVAYHYLAGLPHAEIAALLGNSTDAARRAAADGLKTLRKLYPKDET encoded by the coding sequence TTGCCTCCGTTCGAGGAAGTGGTGGCCGAGTACGGCCCGATGGTGCTGCGCGTCTGCCGGGCGGTGCTCGGTCCGACGGACGCGGCCGACGCGTGGTCCGAGACATTCCTGTCCGCCCTGCGCGCGTATCCGGACCTCGACCCCGGCGCGAACATCGAGGCATGGTTGGTCACCATCGCGCACCGGCGCGCGATCGACATCGGCCGCGCGCTCACCCGCGCTCCGGTCCCGGCCGAGACACTGCCCGAGCGTCCGTCGGCGGCGCCCGACCCGGCCGACTACGACCACGACCTCTGGGCCGCCTTGCAAGCGCTGCCGCCCAAGCAGCGCCAGGCGGTCGCCTACCACTACCTGGCAGGCCTCCCGCACGCCGAAATCGCCGCGCTGCTCGGCAACTCCACCGATGCCGCCCGCCGCGCCGCCGCCGACGGTCTCAAGACACTGCGCAAGCTCTACCCGAAGGATGAAACATGA
- a CDS encoding alpha/beta hydrolase: MAASKYLVSLVGALVVSVLSVCPAAANPGGARVVEEASLGGSVSRMDVYSPSMDRVITNRVIRATGGPAPTLYLLTGIGGGQDGISWWDDTDVREFFADKHVNVVMPVGGAYSMYTDWIADDPAVGRNRWQTYLTRELPGVLDAELNSTGRNAIAGVSMSAASAVDLAIQAPDVYSAVAAYSGCPWTSDPLGVAMVNAQVGRGGGNTMNMWGAPGDAIWRAHDAFANAGALAGKTIYLSAATGTPGAIDEGGLPFPPIEAIASSCTAAFAGRLAQLGLPATHINRPEGAHTWGQFETDLHDSWPHLARALGA, from the coding sequence GTGGCGGCTTCAAAATATTTGGTTTCGTTGGTCGGTGCGCTGGTGGTTTCTGTTCTGTCCGTTTGTCCCGCGGCGGCGAACCCGGGCGGTGCGCGGGTGGTCGAGGAGGCGTCGCTGGGGGGATCCGTATCGCGGATGGATGTCTACTCACCCTCGATGGATCGGGTGATCACCAACCGGGTGATTCGCGCCACCGGGGGTCCCGCACCCACGTTGTATCTGCTGACAGGCATCGGTGGTGGTCAGGACGGCATCTCCTGGTGGGATGACACCGATGTCCGGGAATTCTTCGCCGACAAGCACGTCAACGTGGTGATGCCGGTTGGCGGCGCGTACAGCATGTACACCGACTGGATCGCCGACGACCCCGCGGTCGGCCGCAACCGGTGGCAGACCTATCTCACCCGCGAACTCCCGGGTGTCCTCGACGCGGAGCTCAACTCCACCGGACGCAACGCAATCGCCGGAGTGTCGATGAGTGCGGCCTCCGCGGTCGACCTCGCGATCCAAGCGCCCGACGTGTACAGCGCCGTCGCGGCGTACAGCGGATGTCCGTGGACCTCGGATCCCCTCGGGGTGGCGATGGTCAACGCCCAGGTTGGGCGCGGCGGGGGCAATACGATGAACATGTGGGGCGCCCCCGGCGACGCGATCTGGCGCGCCCACGACGCGTTCGCCAATGCGGGTGCACTGGCCGGAAAGACGATCTACCTGTCCGCCGCCACCGGCACGCCGGGCGCGATCGACGAGGGCGGGCTGCCGTTCCCGCCGATCGAGGCCATCGCGAGCTCGTGCACCGCGGCGTTCGCGGGCAGACTCGCCCAACTCGGGCTCCCCGCAACCCACATCAACCGCCCCGAAGGCGCACACACCTGGGGCCAGTTCGAGACCGATCTGCACGACTCCTGGCCGCACCTGGCCCGCGCCCTCGGTGCCTGA
- a CDS encoding cold-shock protein, whose translation MTQGVVKWFNAEKGFGFIAQDGGGPDVFVHYSALGGSGFKSLDEGQRVEFEVGQGQKGPQATDVRAI comes from the coding sequence ATGACACAGGGCGTCGTCAAGTGGTTCAACGCGGAGAAGGGGTTCGGCTTCATCGCGCAGGACGGCGGCGGTCCCGACGTCTTCGTCCACTACTCGGCTCTCGGCGGGTCCGGGTTCAAGTCCCTCGATGAGGGACAGCGTGTGGAGTTCGAGGTCGGCCAGGGCCAGAAGGGTCCGCAGGCCACGGACGTCCGCGCCATCTGA